One segment of Trachemys scripta elegans isolate TJP31775 chromosome 1, CAS_Tse_1.0, whole genome shotgun sequence DNA contains the following:
- the JAM2 gene encoding junctional adhesion molecule B isoform X3, giving the protein MASRSLLLLLLGTLGALCYHKAYGISVKTDNQHVTAKEFQEAMLSCKYSAGKGIIPRVEWKKLSSRDVSFVYYKGDLVGDLKGRAEMIDSSIRIRNVTRKDSARYRCEVSAPTERGQNLAETIITLTVLVASAAPSCEVPSSAMSGTVVQLSCKENEGSPASEYKWYRNGVALLENTGTGSAKIGNISYTMNKKTGTLLFNTVSKKDTGEYYCEASNGIGLPQKCSVKRMQVEESSSQKKSSDYKYTPSEKDFKHTKSFVI; this is encoded by the exons atcataaagcatatggaatcTCTGTCAAAACGGACAATCAGCATGTTACAGCAAAGGAGTTTCAGG AGGCTATGCTTAGCTGTAAGTACTCAGCTGGAAAGGGTATTATTCcaagagtagaatggaagaaacTCTCATCCCGTGATGTCTCATTTGTGTACTACAAAGGTGACTTAGTAG GTGATCTGAAAGGCCGAGCAGAGATGATAGATTCAAGCATACGAATTAGAAATGTGACCAGAAAAGATTCTGCGAGATACCGTTGTGAAGTTAGTGCGCCGACTGAACGGGGACAAAATCTGGCAGAGACTATTATTACTCTCACAGTGTTGG TGGCCTCGGCAGCTCCATCGTGTGAAGTGCCCAGCTCAGCGATGAGTGGAACAGTAGTACAGCTGAGTTGTAAAGAAAATGAAGGGTCTCCTGCTTCTGAGTACAAGTGGTATAGGAATGGTGTTGCTTTACTGGAAAATACAGGAACAGGCAGTGCTAAAATAGGAAACATTTCTTACACCATGAATAAAAAGACTGGAACATTG cTATTTAACACAGTTTCAAAGAAGGACACTGGAGAGTATTACTGTGAAGCCTCTAATGGAATTGGACTTCCTCAAAAATGCTCTGTGAAGCGAATGCAAGTTG AAGAAAGCTCTTCTCA GAAGAAGAGTTCTGACTATAAATATACCCCAAGTGAAAAG GATTTCAAGCACACCAAGTCCTTTGTTATTTAG
- the JAM2 gene encoding junctional adhesion molecule B isoform X2: MASRSLLLLLLGTLGALCYHKAYGISVKTDNQHVTAKEFQEAMLSCKYSAGKGIIPRVEWKKLSSRDVSFVYYKGDLVGDLKGRAEMIDSSIRIRNVTRKDSARYRCEVSAPTERGQNLAETIITLTVLVASAAPSCEVPSSAMSGTVVQLSCKENEGSPASEYKWYRNGVALLENTGTGSAKIGNISYTMNKKTGTLLFNTVSKKDTGEYYCEASNGIGLPQKCSVKRMQVGRRVLTINIPQVKRISSTPSPLLFRRFQPL, encoded by the exons atcataaagcatatggaatcTCTGTCAAAACGGACAATCAGCATGTTACAGCAAAGGAGTTTCAGG AGGCTATGCTTAGCTGTAAGTACTCAGCTGGAAAGGGTATTATTCcaagagtagaatggaagaaacTCTCATCCCGTGATGTCTCATTTGTGTACTACAAAGGTGACTTAGTAG GTGATCTGAAAGGCCGAGCAGAGATGATAGATTCAAGCATACGAATTAGAAATGTGACCAGAAAAGATTCTGCGAGATACCGTTGTGAAGTTAGTGCGCCGACTGAACGGGGACAAAATCTGGCAGAGACTATTATTACTCTCACAGTGTTGG TGGCCTCGGCAGCTCCATCGTGTGAAGTGCCCAGCTCAGCGATGAGTGGAACAGTAGTACAGCTGAGTTGTAAAGAAAATGAAGGGTCTCCTGCTTCTGAGTACAAGTGGTATAGGAATGGTGTTGCTTTACTGGAAAATACAGGAACAGGCAGTGCTAAAATAGGAAACATTTCTTACACCATGAATAAAAAGACTGGAACATTG cTATTTAACACAGTTTCAAAGAAGGACACTGGAGAGTATTACTGTGAAGCCTCTAATGGAATTGGACTTCCTCAAAAATGCTCTGTGAAGCGAATGCAAGTTG GAAGAAGAGTTCTGACTATAAATATACCCCAAGTGAAAAG GATTTCAAGCACACCAAGTCCTTTGTTATTTAGAAGATTTCAGCCTCTTTGA
- the JAM2 gene encoding junctional adhesion molecule B isoform X5: MASRSLLLLLLGTLGALCYHKAYGISVKTDNQHVTAKEFQEAMLSCKYSAGKGIIPRVEWKKLSSRDVSFVYYKGDLVGDLKGRAEMIDSSIRIRNVTRKDSARYRCEVSAPTERGQNLAETIITLTVLVASAAPSCEVPSSAMSGTVVQLSCKENEGSPASEYKWYRNGVALLENTGTGSAKIGNISYTMNKKTGTLLFNTVSKKDTGEYYCEASNGIGLPQKCSVKRMQVGFRIYSPFDMCNLNDARG, encoded by the exons atcataaagcatatggaatcTCTGTCAAAACGGACAATCAGCATGTTACAGCAAAGGAGTTTCAGG AGGCTATGCTTAGCTGTAAGTACTCAGCTGGAAAGGGTATTATTCcaagagtagaatggaagaaacTCTCATCCCGTGATGTCTCATTTGTGTACTACAAAGGTGACTTAGTAG GTGATCTGAAAGGCCGAGCAGAGATGATAGATTCAAGCATACGAATTAGAAATGTGACCAGAAAAGATTCTGCGAGATACCGTTGTGAAGTTAGTGCGCCGACTGAACGGGGACAAAATCTGGCAGAGACTATTATTACTCTCACAGTGTTGG TGGCCTCGGCAGCTCCATCGTGTGAAGTGCCCAGCTCAGCGATGAGTGGAACAGTAGTACAGCTGAGTTGTAAAGAAAATGAAGGGTCTCCTGCTTCTGAGTACAAGTGGTATAGGAATGGTGTTGCTTTACTGGAAAATACAGGAACAGGCAGTGCTAAAATAGGAAACATTTCTTACACCATGAATAAAAAGACTGGAACATTG cTATTTAACACAGTTTCAAAGAAGGACACTGGAGAGTATTACTGTGAAGCCTCTAATGGAATTGGACTTCCTCAAAAATGCTCTGTGAAGCGAATGCAAGTTG GCTTCAGGATATATTCTCCCTTTGACATGTGTAACTTGAATGATGCCAGGGGTTAG
- the JAM2 gene encoding junctional adhesion molecule B isoform X1 has translation MASRSLLLLLLGTLGALCYHKAYGISVKTDNQHVTAKEFQEAMLSCKYSAGKGIIPRVEWKKLSSRDVSFVYYKGDLVGDLKGRAEMIDSSIRIRNVTRKDSARYRCEVSAPTERGQNLAETIITLTVLVASAAPSCEVPSSAMSGTVVQLSCKENEGSPASEYKWYRNGVALLENTGTGSAKIGNISYTMNKKTGTLLFNTVSKKDTGEYYCEASNGIGLPQKCSVKRMQVDDLNISGIIAAVVVVALVMALCGLGVFYAQKKGYFSKESSSQKKSSDYKYTPSEKDFKHTKSFVI, from the exons atcataaagcatatggaatcTCTGTCAAAACGGACAATCAGCATGTTACAGCAAAGGAGTTTCAGG AGGCTATGCTTAGCTGTAAGTACTCAGCTGGAAAGGGTATTATTCcaagagtagaatggaagaaacTCTCATCCCGTGATGTCTCATTTGTGTACTACAAAGGTGACTTAGTAG GTGATCTGAAAGGCCGAGCAGAGATGATAGATTCAAGCATACGAATTAGAAATGTGACCAGAAAAGATTCTGCGAGATACCGTTGTGAAGTTAGTGCGCCGACTGAACGGGGACAAAATCTGGCAGAGACTATTATTACTCTCACAGTGTTGG TGGCCTCGGCAGCTCCATCGTGTGAAGTGCCCAGCTCAGCGATGAGTGGAACAGTAGTACAGCTGAGTTGTAAAGAAAATGAAGGGTCTCCTGCTTCTGAGTACAAGTGGTATAGGAATGGTGTTGCTTTACTGGAAAATACAGGAACAGGCAGTGCTAAAATAGGAAACATTTCTTACACCATGAATAAAAAGACTGGAACATTG cTATTTAACACAGTTTCAAAGAAGGACACTGGAGAGTATTACTGTGAAGCCTCTAATGGAATTGGACTTCCTCAAAAATGCTCTGTGAAGCGAATGCAAGTTG aTGACCTTAATATAAGCGGAATCATAGCTGCTGTAGTAGTTGTGGCTCTGGTAATGGCATTATGTGGCCTTGGGGTATTTTATGCACAAAAAAAAGGTTACTTTTCAA AAGAAAGCTCTTCTCA GAAGAAGAGTTCTGACTATAAATATACCCCAAGTGAAAAG GATTTCAAGCACACCAAGTCCTTTGTTATTTAG
- the JAM2 gene encoding junctional adhesion molecule B isoform X4, translated as MLSCKYSAGKGIIPRVEWKKLSSRDVSFVYYKGDLVGDLKGRAEMIDSSIRIRNVTRKDSARYRCEVSAPTERGQNLAETIITLTVLVASAAPSCEVPSSAMSGTVVQLSCKENEGSPASEYKWYRNGVALLENTGTGSAKIGNISYTMNKKTGTLLFNTVSKKDTGEYYCEASNGIGLPQKCSVKRMQVDDLNISGIIAAVVVVALVMALCGLGVFYAQKKGYFSKESSSQKKSSDYKYTPSEKDFKHTKSFVI; from the exons ATGCTTAGCTGTAAGTACTCAGCTGGAAAGGGTATTATTCcaagagtagaatggaagaaacTCTCATCCCGTGATGTCTCATTTGTGTACTACAAAGGTGACTTAGTAG GTGATCTGAAAGGCCGAGCAGAGATGATAGATTCAAGCATACGAATTAGAAATGTGACCAGAAAAGATTCTGCGAGATACCGTTGTGAAGTTAGTGCGCCGACTGAACGGGGACAAAATCTGGCAGAGACTATTATTACTCTCACAGTGTTGG TGGCCTCGGCAGCTCCATCGTGTGAAGTGCCCAGCTCAGCGATGAGTGGAACAGTAGTACAGCTGAGTTGTAAAGAAAATGAAGGGTCTCCTGCTTCTGAGTACAAGTGGTATAGGAATGGTGTTGCTTTACTGGAAAATACAGGAACAGGCAGTGCTAAAATAGGAAACATTTCTTACACCATGAATAAAAAGACTGGAACATTG cTATTTAACACAGTTTCAAAGAAGGACACTGGAGAGTATTACTGTGAAGCCTCTAATGGAATTGGACTTCCTCAAAAATGCTCTGTGAAGCGAATGCAAGTTG aTGACCTTAATATAAGCGGAATCATAGCTGCTGTAGTAGTTGTGGCTCTGGTAATGGCATTATGTGGCCTTGGGGTATTTTATGCACAAAAAAAAGGTTACTTTTCAA AAGAAAGCTCTTCTCA GAAGAAGAGTTCTGACTATAAATATACCCCAAGTGAAAAG GATTTCAAGCACACCAAGTCCTTTGTTATTTAG